From a region of the Lactuca sativa cultivar Salinas chromosome 4, Lsat_Salinas_v11, whole genome shotgun sequence genome:
- the LOC111893758 gene encoding uncharacterized protein LOC111893758: MIRICYIDMTDKRIRVSWKSELVDKTFLQACIQELTSNGGEGSGLKASSWAVLAEKLKTNHNFIVDKKQMKNRYDYLKAKYAVWLKLKNKIGNIYNPVKNSFNMTNEEWEAEAKLNNWGPSSTLPHPNETFSTHDFEDTEMDEPAPHADTPSSTIPQPTSEESSGRTKKKGDKRNGPKETTLDDELK; this comes from the exons ATGATTAGAATTTGTTACATAG ACATGACAGATAAAAGAATTAGGGTTAGTTGGAAGTCGGAATTGGTGGATAAAACTTTTTTGCAAGCATGTATACAAGAATTAACAAGCAATGGCGGAGAGGGTAGTGGACTAAAAGCAAGCTCATGGGCTGTGCTCGCGGAGAAATTGAAAACAAATCATAATTTTATTGTCgacaaaaaacaaatgaaaaaccgATACGACTATTTAAAAGCAAAGTATGCAGTGTGGTTAAAACTTAAAAACAAAATAGGAAATATTTATAATCCCGTAAAGAATTCTTTTAACATGACTAATGAAGAATGGGAAGCGGAAGCGAag TTGAACAA TTGGGGGCCATCTTCGACATTACCTCATCCCAATGAAACCTTCAGTACACATGATTTTGAGGATACAGAGATGGATGAGCCAGCACCTCATGCAGATACCCCAAGCTCAACAATACCTCAACCTACTAGTGAGGAATCATCTGGGCGGACAAAAAAGAAGGGAGACAAACGAAATGGTCCTAAAGAAACCACACTTGATGATGAGTTGAAATAA